Proteins found in one Lycium ferocissimum isolate CSIRO_LF1 chromosome 6, AGI_CSIRO_Lferr_CH_V1, whole genome shotgun sequence genomic segment:
- the LOC132061631 gene encoding uncharacterized protein LOC132061631, with protein MADIDTPRRNTRGTVKDYDSPRISLGLSQHQHAIAGESAKAKVVVELRSKKINNPSRIRQLKGTEVPKSSKPKVNVSVKQGSKVSQPKKRKGFKHSSDGNVDLGKDEQESKFYVKRHPERAPSMQCRTDVFYFYVRVCLYICNSYRAAGHDAIVRREIHKLATLLPHHLQLAGFYKNKRDIDFINHPKFKGKQQTDDFDIVYVNKLPQQASGSMDCGVHVAAFVEYLCSGRLIPEKIDAEILLQRYDALLWEYGWQKGDLNAFSDNELPPKACRPAIDFDDVAIVVLN; from the exons ATGGCGGATATTGATACTCCAAGACGAAATACACGAGGTACTGTAAAAGATTATGATAGTCCTAGAATTTCATTGGGTTTatctcaacatcaacatgcaaTTGCAGGAGAATCTGCAAAAGCAAAAGTTGTTGTTGAGTTAAGAAGCAAGAAGATTAACAATCCCTCAAGGATTCGTCAACTTAAAGGTACTGAAGTTCCAAAATCAAGCAAGCCGAAAGTTAATGTTTCTGTGAAACAAGGTTCCAAAGTGTCTCAACCTAAGAAGAGAAAAGGATTCAAGCATTCCTCTGATGGTAATGTAGATCTGGGAAAGGATGAACAG GAATCTAAATTTTATGTTAAGCGTCATCCCGAAAGGGCTCCATCAATGCAATG CCGAACTGATGTTTTTTACTTTTACGTGCGTGTGTGTTTGTACATTTGCAACTCATACCGAGCTGCAGGTCATGATGCCATTGTTAGAAGAGAAATACACAAGCTAGCCACCCTTTTGCCACATCATTTACAACTGGCTGGGTTTTATAAGAATAAAAGAGACATCGATTTTATTAACCACCCAAAATTCAAGGGCAAACAACAGACTGATGACTTTGATATTGTGTATGTGAACAAACTGCCACAACAAGCCTCCGGATCCAT gGATTGTGGTGTTCACGTTGCAGCATTTGTTGAGTACTTGTGTTCTGGTAGATTGATTCCAGAAAAGATCGATGCAGAAATTCTACTACAGAGATACGACGCTTTACTTTGGGAATATGGATGGCAAAAGGGTGATTTGAATGCCTTCAGTGATAATGAACTGCCTCCAAAGGCATGTAGGCCTGCAATAGATTTTGATGATGTTGCCATAGTAGTTCTTAATTAG